atattacccttttattatataggattgaggcctggtgcatgggtgggggccagctggtttgccctgaagggtgtcctggataagggtgggggtcttgctggagtgcctggccagtctcagtgaggggctgagggccgttttcagactggccacacccccttcaggatgggtgtccctgctggggtgcctggccagcctagatgaggggctgatagctgttttcaggctagccacagcctcttcagggtgggggtccccgctggggtgcctggccagcctgggtgaggggctgatggctgtttgcaggctggcaaagccccccagtggggaccctcaccccatgaaggtgtggccagcctgggtgaggggatgatagctgtttgcaggctggccatagccccttcagagtgggggtcccccctggggtgcctggccagcctggatgaggggctgatggctgtttgcaaggtTGGccaaccccccagtggggaccttcaccccatgagggtgtggccatcctgggtgaggggctgatggctgtttgcaggctggccacggcccccagtgacccaagcttccagtgaggctggctggaagcaggtatctgggatttatttatcttctataattgaaactttgttgccttgagtggaggctaCAGCTGGCCAGggtaggcaggaagcttggcttcctccatcaccgaggcaaccaagcctcctgcttgctccagctccgtggctgccggccgccatcttggttgggttaatttgcatatagtcgctctgattggctgacaggtgtggcttgtgggcgtggcttgtgagtGTGGCAGAGGtactgtcaatttgcatgtttctcttttattagataagattaaatgaaaagtttacttaaaacataaatgaagaacaaattaatattttaataaatcatcCTACCAAACTTTTTAACACTAAAATTATTACTAGTAAACATCTTTGATTGTTTAgtaatctccagtagggggcatgcaagaggcagccagtcaatgattctttctcatcatagatgtttctagccctctctccccctccctttctctctgaatcaataaaaatattaaaaataaataaattagaggaAGAAAAAGCCCACAGAAGAAGAAGGCAAAGATATGTGTCTGACTTGGTCTTGGCTGTAGAagagtggaaagaagaaaaaaaatatccccTATGAATTTCTAACTACTTCTGTGTGGTTAGAAATTAtacatgtaattaaaaaaaacaacccatactatacatgtaataaaaaataattcctctCTGGAGAATACAATTTAAATCCAGATATGTACACATCAgatatttatacatatgtataaatcCATAAGTATTCAAAGATCATGAGCCCTTAATGGAAATCACGTAACAAACACAAATTGGGCCACTAGGAATGAGAATTACCAAGAAAGATGAACCACAAGCTACAGAAACAGACCTGCGAATTTGCTAGGCTTATCAGGGACCGAATACAATTTAAATGTACTTAATctgttcaaagaaaaaaaagagcaaattgaAAGTTACAAATGAAGATAACAATAAAATTAACAAGGcagacttttaaaaagtcaaatataaCTTTTAGAATTGAAAACACGATAGTTGAAATTTAAAACTCTATGAATATGTTAAACAGCCCATTAGACACGGGTGAAGAGAAAATAAGTAAACTGGAGGGTAGATCAACAGAAATTACCCAGAAGTCAGCATCAGCTGAAGGGGGTGAGGAGGAAAGAGTGTGtaacaaagaaatataatttaagaaatatagaAATGGAGACGGTCCAACAGATATGGAAAGAGCGTTTACCACCTTCTGGACCCTGTGCTTTGCTTTAAGAATAAAGCAACAATCAAAACCACTATAGCTCTTCCCCTTTCAGATATATAATCCAGATGGAGAAACCTACAATAAACAGATACTTACACATGACTCATTAGAAATCCAATAAATGTGCGAGCAAGAagttcttggggggggggggctttgaaACCATTTAACAGGGATGCCCTCCTGAGTCTGGAAACTCAGGGAAAGCCTCCCTGAGGAAGTGAAATTCAGGTTTAAAACTAAAATGTAAGAAGAGGTAAAAAAGAGTTGCTTGTCTGTGACTGTCCCGCACTGAACCTCCTTCGGTGTTTAGGAAGGAATAAACGCCCTGAGAACGTACTCTTGTGTGAGCCTTGGTTGGAGCCAGGACCAGGCCTCCTTCCGTGAAATCTCTCCAGAGAACGtaagacagtgatggtgaaccttttgagctcggcgtgtcagcattttgaaaaaccctaacttaactctggtgccgtgtcacatctagtaattttttgatctttgcaaccatagtaaaacaaaaacttatatttttgatatttattttatatatttaaatgccatttaacaaagaaaaatcaaccaaaaaaatgagttcgtgtgtcacctctgacacgcgtgtcataggttcgccatcactgataagACCTGAACTCCACCAGTCACGTTCCCAGGCAGGACCGAAGTGTGGGGCAAGTgacacaaagaaacaggaacATTCATGTTGGCAAAGCCAAAGACTCTACCAACTGATGACACATGTTGGGACTGGTGgtgccagcaggagggggcagcacAGACTGACCAGATGGCTCTGTGGTGTAGCTTGGCTGCAATTCCACCCCTGGCCTCCTCTCAATCCTTCCTGGCTCCAAGAGCTGGTTCCTCAGCTTGTTCTAAGAGTCTATGAACTAAGAGTCCCATTTCTTGCCAAttaacactcttttttttttgtcccaaGTTAACCAGGACTGACGCTTGCCATTGCAGTGAACAAGCCTGGATGGTATAAGGGGACCGGAGATTAAGGAGGCTGTGTGCAGGGAGTGGGGACGGGGGAAGCACCCCAGGTTGtggggcacctttctcagttcccTGAGATGAAGGCAGACATACCTGTCAAAATTACCTTTGGAAAGGGGTGTCACAAACTCTCCCTCaaagttttgctttattttgaacCATCTTTCCCCTTCCAAGGAAATGTTGTTCCGATGGGGTTTGGAGGATAAAATAAACACACGTGTTACATTTCAGAGACAATTTTTCATACTCCTgcacaactttttttaaaacatccaaTTCTTTGATGACTCCTCTTTGCTTTAATAAGCCAAATTACGCTAGTTAGTAGAATGAATAATAAGTTTCTATGCTGGGTAAACAGAAATGCATTTACTGAATCATCTGGCTAGCTTTTTAAGTGCAATGTAGGCGATACCAATAATAATTATGATGTTTAACATCTAAGGAACCAATGgcacagtaatttttttaaaagattttgagagagagaggtagggagagggggagagaaacattgatgtgagatcagaacatcaattggctgcctcctacatgcccccaaccaTCTAAAAATATACAACCAACAGGCAATTGGGATGGGCCCTGGGGAAGAGACAGGAGGGCCAGAAAACTGGAGTAAAAGGAGCTTTTTCTCTCTTtggtaataattttaaatgaacatgTACTACTCGGTCAATATACAACATATATGGGATGGAATGCAGAAATAATCTGATGGAGCATAATCATTTTCATAGAATCGGGCATGAGCACAGAAAGAGCAAATAATTGTCTCAAGTTCAAACAATAAATTTGTGGAAATGTTGatagcaggaggcagagggcctAGCAGGGATGGAAAGAAAAGTAACTGAGCACTTATCATTTCATTGTCTTagtaattctaaaaaaaaaataaataaataaaagttaaaggtAAAGGCATTGATGTTCAGAGACATCGAGTAACTTGGTTACGGTCACACGGCTGCAGAGTAAAAGCTGAGAGTTCAAATCTGATTCTACCCTCCAGTTCCCGCGTCCCTGCTCTTTCTGCGTCAGTCTGGTCTCCTTTCCCCGCCACGGTCGCCCGCATCCAGCGCTGCCCACCGATTCTGTGCCGCCTAAAGCCCCGTTCTCTCGCTTCACTCTCATTCTTTTGAATTCTTGTTTGCTGACCGGTGCCATCCCAAAGGCAAAACTCTCTATCCACCCAAACGTCATTTTTCCAGACACAAGAGCAGCTTCCCAAAGAGAACCTGGTAAGTCAAAAGTGTGTTCACAGCATCTCACATATCGTTGCTTCACAAAAATTTTcacttacatttttcttttaaaccaaGAGGCACCGCTGCCTGCCTTTAAGTGCCACTGGGAGGTGGATTTCCACACCTGAGCTGTGCAGCTCTTCCATCCTCTCCTGGAAAAAGTACCAGTCAGGGCCCCAGCAGGCAACAGAGGACTCCCGGAAGCAGAGTAATGGAAACATATGAGGAAGGaactgtgtgtgtgggtggggtgggggggtggggggagcccaaGGTTGGTTGAGAGAAAAGACACAGGGCTCCTGAGGCTCCCAAGGCAGACACCCCTCCACCCACCGGCATGAAGACACCGAGGACGGAGCAGGCGCTGTGACCAGGAAGGACATGGGTGCTGGGTGACTGACAGTGTAGCCCCGCTGGGAGGAAGTCAGGGAAGTGAACTCACAGCAGCACGCGCCTACCCGCTGATTCCCCCCGCTGGACGCTGCCATTGGCCTATCCCAACCGGAAACCAGAGGGCAAGAGATAAAGATAAAGGCGTTGATGCAAGATCCATTAGGGAATGGCTGCCAGGACTTGGATAAGGTCCTGGAAAGCAGACCTGGGGAAGTCCACAGAGAATATCCTCCCACCCCCTGTTTTACCCCCCACCTCACACTGTACAGTAACAGTCAGTGGTAACAGTCATTTCTACTGCTGACCGCCTGCTGGGTGGCGCTAATCTGAGTACTGGCTGGTGATACAAGGCTCTCTGTGCTTCTGAAATCACCTCCAGATCCTTATCTGAGCTGGGAGCCGCAGACTTCTTCCCCCCAACTTTACAAGCACAGTTTGAAATGGAGCAAAGAAACGATTGTGTGGAAGTCATTCCCAAATCCTGTCCTTCATCACCTTGACATGTATAAGGTCTTCCTCCCAGCACTGCCCAACCCTTAAGTCCAAGTGCCCGATGCTGCACACGACAGTCTCAGGCGGTGCCACGCTTAACACTTCGTGGGTCCTAGCACACTTCCCCCGCACACTCTGCAGAATTCTTCCAGAACTTGTCTGGTCATTTAGCCAAGACCAAATCAACCAAATCCTAAACCTCCTACTTTCTTGCAAAAATGTGATATTTAAAATTAGCCCTTGACTAATTTCCGTAGACGGGACTAGATTTTAGCGTCGTAGAGGAGCtcacatttgaaatgaaagcGTCCAGGGCTacgggagaaagaaaaggagccaTAACAAGCGATGTTAGAAAGCAAGAGCCTGGATTCTCCTCCCAGTTCTGCTGCTGAGTAACTGAGTGACCTCAGGGAAGGTGCCCAGGCCTATATCTATTCTCAGAAACATGAGAGAACTGAATtaaaagattctttttaaaaaatatatattttattgattttttacagagaggaagggagagggaaagagagttagaaacatcgaccagctgcctcctgcacaccccccactggggatgtgcccgcaaccaaggtgcccttgaccggaatcgaacctgggagccttgagtccgcaggccgacgctctatccactgagccaaaccggttagggctaaaagaCTCTTAAGGTCTACGAAATGTATCCTATAgtcttaagaatatttaaaaattaaaggacatTTAAAATGGGAaggacagcctggctggtgtggattagtggttgagtattgacctatgaaccaggaggtcacggcttgattcccggtcagggcacatgccctggttgtgggctcgatccccagtgtggggggtgcaggaggcatctgatcaacgattctctctcatcattgatgtttctatctctccctctcccttcctctctgaaatcaataaaatatatattaaaataaaataaaatgggaaggCTAAACTTGTTTGAGAAAGAGTTGAAACTTCTTCCATGCAACCAACGAAACCTGAATCATCTGTGGAAGGAAAACAGTGCCTTTCCTAAAGTCCCTATTGCTCCTTTCTCAGGagaatgaatctttttttttgaTTAAGGTTTTTTTCAGAGCAGCTTTGACATCCTTATTCCTCAGGCTGTAGATTAAGGGGTTGAGCATCGGCACCACAATGGTGTAGAACAAGGAAGACACCTTCCCCTGGCTCAGAGGTAAAAGAGAAGATGGCTTGAGGTACATGAATGCCCCGGacccaaagaaaagagaaactgcAATCATGTGGGAGCTGCAGGTGCTGAAGGCTTTGGACCTGCCCTGGGTGGAATGAATATGGagaatgctggagaggatgagggCATAAGAAATGAAGATGGTCAGGCTGGGCACACCTATGTCGATGCCCACCACCACGAAAACTACCAGCACGTTCACGTGGGTGCTGGTGCAAGAGAGCTCCAGAAGGGGGAGGATGTCACACATGTAGTGGTCAACCAGATTGTTGGCACAGAAGGTCAGTCTGGCCATGCACACGGTGTGGGCCATGGCCCCAGCAAACCCCATCACATAGACCCCGGACGAAAGAAGCAAGCAGACGCGGGGAGACACGGTGGCCGTGTACACCAGCGGGTTACAGATGGCGacgtagcggtcgtatgccatgGCTGACAGGATGAAGGACTCGGAGacgacaaagaaaagaaagaagaagagctGAGTCAGGCACCCTGCGTAGGAGATGACGTTCTTCTCCGAGACGAAGCTCACCAGCATTTTGGGAGTGATGACGGTGGAATAGCAGAAATCGATGAGGGACAGATTATAGAGGAAGAAGTACATCGGGGTGTGCAGGTGAGAGTTCAGCCCGATCAGTGTGAGCAAGCCCAGGTTCCCCACCGCCGTCACCACGTAGGAGCCCAGGAACAAGAAGAAGAGAGGCAGCTGGAGCCCCGGGTGGTGGGTTAGGCCTGCGAGGATGAACTCCGTCACAGAGGAATTCTCAGCCACCATCCTCGCTTAGGGCGTTCTGTggaacaaagggagagagagagacgctgCTGCCCTCCCGGTCACCTCCCCGTTCCTGAGAATTAGATCCCCTCAGGCGGACACTGGACCTCAGCAGAAAGGCTTTCTGGATGCCTGGGGTCTGTTCTCCCAACACCCTGGACTCTGCCTCCGGAGGGGGGCCTGCTTCCGCAGTGAGGGTCCCCAGGATGCACCGAGGAGCTTCCAGAGCTTTCCTCCGGCCCGTTGATTGTGTCCTTCCTACTCTGGTTTCTGCCCGAGTTTATCAAAGCTGTGCTCCACCTCTGGGGAAAGTCCTCTCGGAGGTTAGAGCCAGGCCCACTGTCTGGAGCGTGCACCTCACGGTCAAGTTAGTCAGTGAAAAGGCGAGGCGATCTTCCTTCAGGCCGTTACCACCTGAGGTGGGCGGCTCAGGAAGAGTTCGTCCCAGATTCGGTCACTCACCCGCCTTCAGCCTGAAGTTTCAGGGGTGCACCTTCTCCTTAGCCGTTCAGACAGATAACTAACTGGTCACAAAGCTAACCCGGATGAAGGTACTAACAACAGTCCTGTAGCTTCTGTCCTGCTTGGACTGACTTAGAATTCCTTCCGAGCTAACGGAGCTAAAGAACCGTGGTAGCTGTTTGAGGCTTTGCCCTGAGGCCTTTTCTATcttggggtttgggggagggagcCAGCATTCTCACCTGTGATCAGTGCCAGCTGGTGACAGGAAACGGAGCAGTTTTCTTCTGGGTTTAGAGATCTGGGGACCTGATTAGAAGTAGGAAGCCAGAGGTTCCCCTGGGATCACAGCCCCTAGAAACTAACTTTAAAAAGGAGGAACTTTTGCTTATCCCCTTGATAATATCTGAGTGGgggtttaaaaacattatttgttCAATGAACATCTGCTCAGTAAAATGCAAAGCATTGTGCAAAAATAATCAGCTATCACTTATTGCACACTTCTTCTGTGTCCCCAACACGCCAAAGCATTGTGCAAAAATAATCAGCTATCACTTATTGCACACTTCTTCTGTGTCCCCAACACGCCAAAGCATTGTGCAAAAATAATCAGCTATCACTTATTGCACACTTCTTCTGTGTCCCCAACACGCCAAAGCATTGTGCAAAAATAATCAGCTATCACTTATTGCACACTTCTTCTGTGTCCCCAACACGCCAAAGCATTGTGCAAAAATAATCAGCTATCACTTATTGCACACTTCTTCTGTGTCCCCAACACGCCAAAGCATTGTGCAAAAATAATCAGCTATCACTTATTGCACACTTCTTCTGTGTCCCCAACACGCTTCCTGTCCTAACACTTACTGACCTCAGCGTGCCAGGATCaataccatctataataataaaagcgtaatatgctaattagacccaatgtccttccatccttcctggcttcgagggaagcccgggtcctgggtgccagagggaagccggtgccggcagccaggggaaggaaggcctactcttgcatgattttcatgcatcgggcctctagtttaaatataatactTCATTTTAATTCCCCTCAATCTTATTACCTGGGTTTTATCACTCCCATTTTAGAGTTGTAATTTAACAGATGTAACTCCAAATCAGGCATTCTTAACAACAGTGTTTAATGTCTCCCTGTGAGaaatagtctataataataaaagcataatatgctaattagactggacagccaaacgacctccgggacgaccttctggatgaagccaaggctgcgagggccgagacAAGCCACtgcggctgcgagggctgagccccttgcacaaatttcgtgcatcgggcctctagtggaatgtATAAAATCTTGCCTTCAAGGCTCTGACATTCTCTTGGAAAAGATGAGAGAACACATATAACTAAATATGCAAAAAAAAGTGTAAGATCTAGAAagggtaaaaataaaatgctatgtAAGTTCAAGGAATGCGCTGTACACACCACTTACATTTCAGTGTATCACAGGACTTGCCCAATACCAGTCTAGGGAGAAGCAAatcttctctctcatctcttGGAATTTGAACTTGACCGTGAAGAACATTCCCCATTAGTTAAGAACTGTTTCCGCGCCCCCCCACCCAACTGCTTAACTGTTGGAATTCTCCTCGATGGGCCCCGTCCTCTAACCTCCCAGCTCCCTTTCAGGCTCCAGGACGCTCAGAGTGAGCCTCAGGGTGACGGCCTTGTAGCTTGATGTCCTTCATCCCACTGGACCCAGCAACGTTTGTTTCACTGTCTTGCTGGCTTTGATCTGTTTCTAACTCCCCCTCTCTCATGGCCAAACTTATCCCTCTGTATCCCAGTCTTTCAGTCTTACTTGAGCTCAGTACAGCTACATCACATTTTGGGGGCTTAGAGGAAAGGATTGCTAAGAGCTAGATCATGCTGAAAGGggccagagggaggccactgtaaggtgggaggggagagctgaCAGAAGTTAGCGGAGCTCTGAAGGAATATCTTTTCTTCAAAACTTTATCCCAGGTCCGTCTCTCCAACACGCTTAATCCACAGACAGGTTCAAGGCCCTCGACTATTTACCGTGTCCCTACTTCCTGTCTCACCACCGATGCCCTATTTTTCAAATAGCCACACTCTTCCATACCACAAAGGCCAAATTACAAAGTCAGGAGAGGTTTCCTTGACCATCTCCAACCTTCTCTTTCTGTACCCATTTCTAATCTCAGTCAACATTCCTCCTCCCCAAATACTCGGAGTCCTAATACCTGCTCTGCCTTTGATTCTCCATTAAAACCCGCTCTCAGGAAAGATCTCACACATTCATCAGCACCGTCTCATAAAGATCATCCACATTCCAGACCCTCGTCCAttcattaaaaaagtaataatgaaGACAACATCTCTAACCCACAAACGGATCTCTCATGATGGAATTTCACACAGCACTCAATTGATGAGAGGTATATTTTGGTCAGGATGGGAGAGCTGGAGTCATCATGAACGGGGTTTATAATCAGAGCCACGTTGGCAGTTGCCTGTGCTACTTGGCAAGATAATGACAACCCCTGTATCTGTCCTGTGTACGTGCTGTATGTGTAAGTGTTGGGTGACATTTGCTTGCCAGTCCTCCACACGGGGATCTAGCTTGGTCACTGCTCAGCAACAACAGGCCTAAAGCAGAAATCTTACACTGAGAAATCTGCCGCGGCCATGGTGATAACAATACATCCCAACCCCTGTCATCAAATCACAATGGAAGAAAAGAAATCCTTATTACAAACCTGCAACAAGCCCCATAGGAAAAGGGCTCCCTGAGGCGCAGAAAGCAGAGAAGACTCAAGCTTCATTACAAGTTGACTTTTCTGCCTGAGCTTTGGAGGAGCCTTGTTTGGATGATAGAACCACCCAGCAAAGTTCCTCTGGATTTATGTCACTTCAGAGCCTGTTGCCATGGGAACTACATTTCAAAATCTTCTCAGCTGAGGTTTTTCACTAAAGTCATGTTCCCTAAAGAGCAGACGAAGCCCAAGCAGGAAGCAGTGTGGGAAGCGCTATTCTTAACTGCGCTCCTTTAGTTACAGAGCTGCCCTCTTTCGAAAACTTGAATCTCTATATAGTGCTTCTTTATcacctatttctattttttccatctttttaaaaattatggtctATTTATGTCACTTCACGCGTAATACATGTAAATGCAACACATTGTCTCCCCTGCACACGCATTAACCCTCAGACTTCTAGTGGCCCAAGGTTGGCCTCAAGGGCATTGAGCATCACTCACACCAGTTGGCCAGACACAAGTCACAGCTTCATGAGGAGAGGCACAGACATCACCAAAGAGAAAAGATGGCAGCTGGAATGTCTTCATTTGCAATGGCCTCAGTGAGCTCCGGAGAAAGCAGGCATTAGGAGTTACGTGGTTCTGCATTATACTTAATCTCCATTTACTTTCATTAAACATTTTCAATTCCTTAACATACAAATCTAGACATAAATGATATATGTATTTAACATAGAATCGTAGAATTAGAAGGAATCGTGGAGGTCTACATTGGGGGGTAATTAACATGTAGTGAAACCTATGTACCACGCACTTTGCTGGTAGGTTTATGTAAATTATAcgtattatgtatttttttttcaaatatatttttattgatttcagagaggaagggagagggagagagatagaaacatcaatgatgagagaaaatcatggatcagctgcctcctgtacaccccctactggggatcgagcccacaacccgggcatgtgctctacctggaattgaaccgtgacttcctggttcataggtcgacgctcaaccactgggccacaccggctgggcttccATGTCTCTTTTTATCCACTTGGTCAGATTCTGCCCTTTACTTTTCATCTACTGTTTTGGGATTTGAAGTTCTCCAGCCCCGACTATATTAAAAGTGAGTATGAGGCAAGATGCAATGTTGAAATACTGTTTAACTTACACACCTAATATGACATACCTAACATTGAACACAATGACAAATGTGCACACTCTTTATTACAGTTACTAAGCTcaatagaaagaaatataaataggGTTCAGTAAAAGCCCACATTGGAAACTAGATAAATTCAGGGATACATTTGCTTTTCCCCCCAATCCTAAGGACTTCATCAGAGGTTTCCGATAAATAGCTACAGGGCAAACCCATTTccaaaagataaacaaataatgTAGTTACTCATACATGGTTTTATGACAAAGATCTTGGACGTCTGCAACATGCTGATGTTGACAGAACACCGACAGTCCTGCTAGATGCCGTACCGTTGGGCTGTGACCTGCAGGGTGAAGGTATTTGGAGGTCTGGCAAAGGAGAGTCACTCGGTGCCAGAAAGAGCTGGAAACCTTCCCACGTCGGGAGCTGCCCAGAGCTCGGCTTCATCACAGCCCCCAGTTTGGGGCTTTGAAAACAGGAATCCATTTCTAAGTGACATTTATCGGAGGAATGTATTTGCTATAAAAAGCACGTTGCATTAACACTAGCAATACAAAATACAGGATTTCAAGGCGTGTTAAGGGCATACCATGTTCCAAGATTGCGCCGGAGGGAGAGAATGCCAGGAGGAGGCCTCACTTGAAGGCAATTTGATGGAGGGCAGGTTATTCTAGGCAAAAGTGGGGACGTCTTAATTGACTTAAAAAATTTATCCTAAAACTGCAGAGTCACTAatcttgtaaaaaaaaacaaaacaaaaacacaagactTTCCTTGTTGGATGAAGATGCCTCAGAAATCCAAATTGCAGGACGGTGAAGGCTCTGCTATTTTTTAACATCTCTGTTGGCCAGGAAAGCCACAAAACCTGTAGAACAtggtgggtttttgttgttgttgttgttggtactTTTCAAAGCTTTCTCTAGGGAACTTTTTGTCCCGAAGGAATGCTGCAGTCGAAGTAACCAGGATTAGGAGTCTCAGCatccagctgtgtggccttgggaaaggaAACACGTTTTCAGCCTGGGATTTCCTCTCTGCAAACAGGAATATCCAACCCCCCGCCCCATCTACCTGTGGATGTTCGGTACACTACCCCTGCCGCCCTCTTCCTTGCCCATCCT
The sequence above is drawn from the Myotis daubentonii chromosome 19, mMyoDau2.1, whole genome shotgun sequence genome and encodes:
- the LOC132221805 gene encoding olfactory receptor 8B8, which gives rise to MVAENSSVTEFILAGLTHHPGLQLPLFFLFLGSYVVTAVGNLGLLTLIGLNSHLHTPMYFFLYNLSLIDFCYSTVITPKMLVSFVSEKNVISYAGCLTQLFFFLFFVVSESFILSAMAYDRYVAICNPLVYTATVSPRVCLLLSSGVYVMGFAGAMAHTVCMARLTFCANNLVDHYMCDILPLLELSCTSTHVNVLVVFVVVGIDIGVPSLTIFISYALILSSILHIHSTQGRSKAFSTCSSHMIAVSLFFGSGAFMYLKPSSLLPLSQGKVSSLFYTIVVPMLNPLIYSLRNKDVKAALKKTLIKKKDSFS